From Streptosporangium album, the proteins below share one genomic window:
- a CDS encoding LysR family transcriptional regulator has protein sequence MEFRQLEYFVAVAEECHFTRAAKRLRVAQSGLSASIRSLERELGASLFLRSTRQVELTPAGRALLAEARRALSATNAAKDAVAAVQGLLRGSLAIGSLQCLHVVHLPAVLARFLAAHPGLEIRLRQGGSGELIEQVRAGRLDLAFVSRPARCPDDVVIESLADEPLVLACAPEHPFAAREQVGLVELAAEQFVDFPPDWGTRDLVDDVLATAGVERRVALEVTDVHSLLDLVTFGLGVALVPQSFSVKTDRVRFVGLAGAVPVWETVTVTGDPTSAAAAALLREVHEARSGRRSAATSG, from the coding sequence TCGCGGAGGAGTGCCACTTCACGCGGGCGGCGAAGCGCCTGCGCGTCGCGCAGTCCGGGCTGTCGGCCTCGATCCGCTCCCTTGAGCGCGAACTGGGCGCCTCGCTGTTCCTCCGCAGCACCCGGCAGGTCGAGCTGACCCCCGCCGGGCGGGCGCTCCTGGCCGAGGCCCGGCGGGCGCTGTCGGCGACCAACGCCGCCAAGGACGCCGTCGCCGCGGTGCAGGGCCTGCTCCGGGGCAGCCTGGCCATCGGATCCCTGCAGTGCCTGCACGTGGTGCACCTGCCGGCCGTGCTCGCCCGATTCCTGGCCGCCCATCCCGGTCTGGAGATCCGGTTACGTCAGGGAGGGTCCGGCGAGCTGATCGAGCAGGTGCGCGCGGGACGGCTGGACCTGGCGTTCGTCTCCCGCCCGGCCCGGTGCCCGGACGACGTCGTCATCGAGTCGCTCGCCGACGAGCCGCTCGTGCTCGCCTGCGCGCCCGAGCACCCGTTCGCGGCGCGGGAACAGGTCGGGCTGGTGGAGCTGGCCGCGGAGCAGTTCGTGGACTTCCCCCCCGACTGGGGCACCCGGGACCTGGTCGACGACGTGCTCGCCACCGCGGGCGTCGAACGCCGCGTCGCGCTGGAGGTGACCGACGTGCACTCGCTGCTCGACCTGGTGACCTTCGGGCTCGGCGTGGCGCTCGTGCCGCAGTCCTTCTCGGTCAAGACCGACCGGGTGCGTTTCGTCGGCCTCGCCGGGGCCGTACCGGTCTGGGAGACCGTCACCGTGACGGGTGACCCGACGAGCGCGGCGGCGGCCGCGCTGCTGCGTGAGGTCCACGAGGCGAGGAGCGGCCGCCGGTCCGCCGCCACGAGCGGCTGA